A region of Dermabacter vaginalis DNA encodes the following proteins:
- a CDS encoding MazG nucleotide pyrophosphohydrolase domain-containing protein yields MNGSFSGELKVVPVSPLNAPGLMTSRGWDVLREAQSVALSCAHPAWEAHVREAGIECVRLESASAHELARSVGEWLGDSDGCPGGYLAWLCDSEHPHLPSPIETIGALEEASGGPIDADYVFASPVAPGAAVVESVRIMHELRSPGGDPWSAAQTHGSLSRYLLEETHEVLAELEREPIRTSELVDEFGDLLFQLVIHARIGMEEAEPWTLDSVARSLNAKMYRRNPHVFGPEREDLSVEEITARWDRIKSQEKPRRSLGEGIPLALPALQRAFKIAARAEAEGRTEELRELLSEVAPHDSDGARLMTIAIAAARRDDDPESALRTLVSRLEAELLRD; encoded by the coding sequence ATGAACGGTTCTTTTTCGGGTGAGCTCAAGGTTGTTCCCGTCTCGCCTCTGAACGCGCCGGGGCTCATGACCTCGCGGGGCTGGGATGTTCTCAGGGAAGCCCAAAGCGTGGCACTGTCGTGCGCGCACCCGGCGTGGGAGGCACACGTGCGCGAGGCCGGGATCGAGTGCGTGCGACTTGAAAGCGCAAGTGCACACGAGCTTGCGCGCTCGGTCGGCGAGTGGCTCGGGGATTCCGACGGCTGCCCGGGTGGGTATCTCGCCTGGCTCTGCGATTCCGAGCACCCCCACCTTCCGTCGCCGATCGAGACGATTGGCGCGCTCGAAGAGGCCTCCGGTGGGCCCATCGATGCGGATTATGTTTTCGCGTCCCCCGTCGCTCCCGGCGCTGCGGTCGTCGAGTCGGTGAGGATTATGCACGAGCTTCGCAGCCCGGGGGGCGATCCGTGGAGCGCTGCCCAGACACACGGTTCTCTTTCGCGATACTTGCTCGAGGAAACCCACGAGGTTCTTGCCGAACTTGAGCGCGAGCCGATTCGTACATCGGAGCTCGTTGACGAGTTCGGGGACCTGCTGTTTCAGCTCGTGATTCATGCGCGAATCGGCATGGAGGAAGCTGAGCCGTGGACGCTGGATTCGGTTGCCCGGTCTCTCAACGCGAAGATGTATCGCCGAAACCCGCATGTGTTTGGACCCGAGCGCGAGGATTTGAGCGTCGAAGAGATTACGGCGCGGTGGGACCGCATCAAGTCGCAGGAGAAGCCGCGCCGGAGCCTCGGCGAAGGCATTCCGCTCGCGCTTCCGGCGCTTCAGCGCGCCTTCAAAATTGCCGCGCGTGCCGAGGCAGAGGGGCGCACAGAAGAGCTACGTGAACTCCTCAGCGAGGTCGCCCCGCACGACAGCGACGGAGCGCGACTCATGACCATTGCGATCGCGGCGGCGCGACGTGACGACGACCCGGAATCGGCGCTGCGTACGCTCGTGTCTCGGCTCGAAGCCGAGCTTCTTCGCGACTGA
- the eno gene encoding phosphopyruvate hydratase — MAFIFDVRGREILDSRGNPTVEVVLTTDEGYQFLGQVPSGASTGAFEAVERRDGDKGRYLGKGVSQAAAAVAEELSEKIEGMDVTDQRAIDLAMIEADGTDNKGKIGANAILGVSIAVAKAAAAEAELPLYRYVGGPNAHVLPVPMMNILNGGSHADSNVDIQEFMIAPIGAPTFVEAVRMGAEVYHNLKKVLHDRSLATGLGDEGGFAPNLESNRAALDLIIEAIEKAGFTPGKDVALALDVAASEFYEDGSYLFEGEKKSAEDMIAYYSELVDAYPLVSIEDPLDEEDWDGWVAITEKLGKKVQLVGDDLFVTNPVRLGKGIENGAANALLVKVNQIGTLTETFEAVDLATRNGFSSMMSHRSGETEDTTIADLAVALGTGQIKTGAPARGERVNKYNQLIRIEDELGDSAVYAGASAFPRFKA; from the coding sequence ATGGCATTCATCTTCGACGTTCGCGGTCGCGAGATTCTCGATTCGCGCGGCAACCCCACCGTTGAGGTCGTTCTGACGACCGACGAGGGCTACCAGTTCCTCGGCCAGGTTCCTTCGGGCGCCTCGACCGGTGCTTTCGAGGCCGTTGAGCGCCGCGATGGTGACAAGGGCCGTTACCTCGGCAAGGGCGTTTCGCAGGCTGCTGCCGCGGTCGCCGAAGAGCTCTCCGAGAAGATCGAGGGCATGGATGTTACCGACCAGCGTGCGATTGACCTTGCGATGATCGAGGCTGACGGCACCGACAACAAGGGCAAGATTGGCGCAAACGCCATCCTCGGCGTGTCGATCGCCGTGGCAAAGGCCGCTGCTGCCGAGGCTGAACTTCCCCTCTACCGTTACGTGGGCGGCCCGAACGCGCACGTGCTCCCCGTTCCCATGATGAACATCCTCAACGGCGGCTCGCACGCTGATTCGAACGTGGACATCCAGGAATTCATGATCGCCCCGATCGGTGCCCCGACTTTCGTTGAGGCCGTCCGCATGGGCGCCGAGGTTTACCACAACCTCAAGAAGGTTCTTCACGATCGCAGCCTCGCCACCGGTCTTGGTGACGAGGGCGGCTTTGCCCCGAACCTTGAGTCGAACCGTGCCGCTCTCGACCTCATCATCGAGGCTATCGAGAAGGCGGGCTTCACCCCGGGTAAGGACGTCGCACTTGCGCTCGACGTCGCTGCCTCGGAGTTCTACGAAGACGGCTCCTACCTCTTCGAAGGTGAGAAGAAGTCGGCCGAAGACATGATCGCCTACTACAGCGAGCTCGTGGATGCCTACCCGCTCGTGTCGATCGAGGACCCGCTCGATGAGGAAGACTGGGACGGCTGGGTTGCCATCACCGAGAAGCTCGGCAAGAAGGTCCAGCTCGTTGGCGACGACCTCTTTGTGACCAACCCCGTGCGCCTCGGTAAGGGCATCGAAAATGGTGCCGCCAACGCGCTCCTCGTGAAGGTCAACCAGATCGGCACTCTCACCGAAACCTTCGAGGCCGTGGATCTGGCGACCCGCAATGGCTTCTCCTCGATGATGTCGCACCGTTCGGGCGAGACCGAGGACACGACCATTGCTGATCTCGCCGTCGCGCTTGGCACCGGCCAGATCAAGACCGGTGCTCCCGCTCGCGGCGAGCGCGTGAACAAGTACAACCAGCTCATCCGCATTGAAGATGAGCTTGGCGACTCGGCCGTGTACGCGGGCGCTTCGGCATTCCCGCGCTTCAAGGCCTGA
- a CDS encoding FtsB family cell division protein codes for MLTPIAGLTGRSLVLLAITLIALVALVPTVNGYVMQQQRLSSLRAHVAEQEREVEGLEAEVARWQDPTFVSAQARKRLLFAYPGETQYRLTDSSGAEVPQTEQAAHEEEAAKTAWFGTMWDSLVAASQAAPPEDPAATLGP; via the coding sequence GTGCTCACGCCCATCGCGGGGCTTACGGGCCGCTCGCTCGTGTTGCTCGCGATTACCCTGATCGCGCTCGTGGCGCTCGTACCAACCGTCAACGGGTACGTCATGCAGCAGCAACGACTCAGCAGCCTGCGGGCGCATGTTGCCGAGCAAGAGCGAGAGGTTGAGGGCCTCGAAGCCGAGGTGGCCCGGTGGCAGGATCCAACGTTCGTCTCCGCGCAGGCTCGCAAACGCTTGCTGTTTGCCTACCCCGGGGAAACGCAATATCGTTTGACGGATTCGAGCGGCGCCGAGGTGCCCCAGACCGAGCAGGCGGCTCATGAGGAAGAAGCCGCAAAAACCGCGTGGTTCGGCACGATGTGGGATTCGCTTGTGGCTGCGAGTCAGGCTGCACCGCCCGAGGATCCCGCCGCTACTTTAGGCCCGTAG
- a CDS encoding DUF501 domain-containing protein, translating to MPTPLEPLPFESEATEGDLALMARQLGRTMRGVHSIARRCACGAPAVVRTTPRLPDGSPFPTSLYLTLPSMVEACSRLEARGLLAEWTAELEGSEELKERYARAHERYLVRRAELGNAEEIEGISAGGMPSRVKCLHAVVGQALAEGPGVNPFGDRALEMASAETTIDRCRCEVTPATLEEAEK from the coding sequence ATGCCCACCCCGCTTGAACCACTTCCGTTCGAGAGCGAGGCAACCGAGGGCGATCTTGCCCTCATGGCCCGTCAACTTGGCCGCACGATGCGCGGCGTCCACTCGATTGCACGTCGCTGCGCGTGCGGAGCGCCCGCCGTCGTCCGCACGACACCACGGCTTCCCGATGGTTCCCCTTTCCCCACCAGTCTCTATCTCACGCTACCGTCGATGGTCGAGGCCTGCTCGCGTCTCGAAGCGCGCGGGCTGCTCGCCGAGTGGACGGCTGAACTCGAGGGGAGCGAGGAGCTCAAAGAGCGCTATGCGCGCGCCCACGAACGCTATCTGGTGCGTCGCGCCGAGCTTGGCAACGCCGAGGAAATTGAGGGCATCAGTGCGGGCGGAATGCCGTCGCGAGTAAAGTGCCTGCACGCGGTGGTTGGTCAGGCCCTCGCAGAGGGGCCCGGCGTGAATCCCTTTGGTGACCGCGCGCTTGAGATGGCTTCCGCTGAAACAACTATCGACCGATGTCGCTGCGAGGTTACGCCTGCAACGCTTGAGGAGGCAGAAAAGTGA
- a CDS encoding Ppx/GppA phosphatase family protein has protein sequence MSRRVAAIDCGTNSIRLLVAEEDSDGSLRDIARDMKIVRLGYGVDRTGRLDPEAIARTLDATREYAKVIETSDVEGVRFAATSASRDAENRAEFIDGVREILGIEPEVIEGTEEASLSYRGAVATLPDPGPSPRLIVDIGGGSTELVYGEDEPLAEVSLDMGSVRLTERHLSADRVSEGDIEAATRDIDALLDSAARAIDFASVRGIVGVAGTVTTLTAIALGLEEYTPELSHGASIDPEDFTALSYRILRSSSTELSAFPAIHPGRVDVIGAGALIWARILERVANEGSLERVTTSEHDILDGLAMSVLDSLSLEKPQRD, from the coding sequence GTGAGCCGCCGCGTCGCCGCGATTGATTGCGGCACCAATTCGATTCGACTTCTCGTTGCCGAGGAGGATTCCGACGGCTCCCTGCGCGACATCGCCCGCGATATGAAAATTGTGCGCCTTGGTTACGGGGTCGATCGCACGGGGCGCCTTGACCCCGAGGCGATCGCGCGCACGCTCGACGCGACGCGCGAATACGCGAAAGTCATTGAAACGAGCGACGTCGAGGGCGTGCGGTTTGCCGCCACGAGTGCAAGCCGTGATGCTGAGAACCGTGCCGAGTTTATCGATGGCGTGCGGGAAATTCTCGGGATCGAACCCGAAGTTATTGAGGGAACGGAAGAAGCAAGTCTCAGCTACCGTGGCGCTGTGGCAACGCTCCCGGATCCTGGACCATCGCCGCGCCTCATTGTTGACATTGGCGGGGGCTCGACCGAGCTCGTGTATGGCGAAGATGAGCCGCTCGCCGAAGTAAGCCTCGATATGGGCTCGGTGCGCCTCACTGAAAGGCATTTGAGCGCGGATCGCGTAAGCGAAGGCGACATCGAAGCCGCGACGCGCGACATAGATGCGCTGCTCGACTCAGCCGCGCGCGCAATCGATTTCGCGTCGGTGCGAGGCATCGTGGGCGTCGCAGGAACCGTGACGACGCTGACTGCCATCGCCCTGGGTCTCGAGGAATACACGCCTGAGTTGAGCCACGGTGCGAGCATCGATCCCGAGGATTTCACGGCGCTCAGCTACCGAATTCTTCGCTCGAGCTCCACGGAGCTTTCGGCGTTTCCGGCGATCCACCCCGGTCGGGTTGACGTGATCGGCGCGGGAGCGCTGATCTGGGCGCGAATTCTCGAGCGCGTGGCGAACGAGGGGAGCCTCGAACGCGTCACCACAAGCGAACACGACATCCTGGATGGGCTCGCCATGAGCGTGCTCGATTCACTCAGTTTGGAAAAGCCCCAGCGTGATTGA
- a CDS encoding NAD(P)/FAD-dependent oxidoreductase encodes MNINSGNKPHVLVLGGGSVGMNVAAELRKKAGNNVAITVVDTRPYLTYQPFLPEVGAGAIDPRNVLAPLRKVLQGTKVVTGAVEKISHADRVVTVALEGEESIEISYDYLVVGLGSVPRTLPIPGLAENAIGFKWVEEAVAVRDRILSNLAEAASTKDPETRKRLLTFTFVGGGFAGSEALAEAEDMVSAALQYYPDLHPSDVRFVMIEAMGRILPEVGEELGKYALKQFRERGIEVKLETFLNSCENGIVKTSDGDEFASDLIVWCAGIKPNPVLENSDLPLNQTGRLDCLADLRVKSEDGPLEGVFAAGDCTTVPDLASGEGKVCPPNAQHAVRQAKTLADNVARAIDSRPLVDYYHKNLGTMATLGMFKGVGTLFIGDKKVELKGLPAWLGARAYHVYAMPTLGRKAGVVAGWASSLLGNREILGIAQTTEPRKAFELAAASTPKKK; translated from the coding sequence ATGAACATCAATTCAGGAAACAAGCCGCACGTTCTCGTTCTCGGTGGCGGCAGCGTTGGCATGAACGTCGCAGCCGAACTGCGTAAGAAGGCTGGCAACAACGTTGCCATCACGGTCGTGGACACGCGCCCGTACCTCACGTACCAGCCGTTCCTGCCCGAAGTTGGCGCCGGTGCGATTGACCCGCGCAACGTTCTCGCTCCGCTGCGCAAGGTCCTGCAGGGGACGAAGGTCGTGACGGGCGCGGTCGAGAAAATCTCGCATGCGGATCGCGTCGTGACCGTCGCCCTCGAAGGCGAAGAGTCGATTGAGATTAGCTACGACTACCTTGTCGTGGGGCTCGGCTCCGTTCCGCGTACGCTCCCGATTCCGGGCCTCGCGGAAAACGCGATTGGCTTCAAGTGGGTCGAGGAAGCCGTCGCTGTGCGCGACCGCATTCTCAGCAACCTCGCTGAGGCTGCGTCGACCAAGGATCCGGAAACCCGCAAGCGTCTGTTGACCTTCACGTTCGTGGGCGGCGGCTTCGCGGGCTCGGAAGCCCTTGCTGAAGCAGAAGACATGGTCTCCGCTGCCCTCCAGTACTACCCGGATCTCCACCCCTCGGATGTCCGCTTCGTCATGATCGAAGCCATGGGCCGGATTCTCCCGGAGGTGGGCGAGGAACTCGGCAAGTATGCGCTCAAGCAGTTCCGTGAGCGCGGTATCGAGGTGAAGCTCGAAACGTTCCTCAACTCGTGTGAGAACGGCATCGTCAAGACCTCCGATGGCGACGAGTTCGCCTCCGACCTCATCGTGTGGTGCGCCGGCATCAAGCCGAACCCCGTTCTCGAGAACTCGGATTTGCCGCTCAACCAGACCGGTCGACTCGACTGCCTCGCGGATCTGCGCGTCAAGAGCGAAGATGGCCCCCTCGAAGGTGTTTTCGCCGCGGGCGACTGCACGACCGTGCCGGACCTCGCCTCGGGCGAAGGCAAGGTATGCCCGCCGAACGCTCAGCATGCTGTGCGCCAGGCCAAGACCCTCGCCGACAACGTGGCACGTGCGATCGATTCGCGCCCGCTCGTGGACTACTACCACAAGAACCTCGGCACGATGGCAACCCTCGGCATGTTCAAGGGCGTTGGCACGCTGTTCATCGGTGACAAGAAGGTGGAGCTCAAGGGCCTTCCGGCATGGCTCGGCGCCCGCGCCTACCACGTTTACGCGATGCCTACGCTCGGTCGAAAGGCCGGTGTCGTCGCGGGTTGGGCAAGCTCCCTTCTTGGCAACCGCGAAATCCTCGGCATTGCGCAGACGACCGAACCGCGCAAGGCCTTTGAACTCGCAGCAGCTTCAACCCCGAAGAAGAAGTAA
- the nagB gene encoding glucosamine-6-phosphate deaminase: MEIYIRPHADDASKIVADHIEAVIREANGGPVTLGLATGSSPIAAYDELARRHREEGLSFAEVTVFMLDEYVGLSPEHPQSYARFIREHLVEKVDLDPEKVFCPRGDTGDPALEAARYDAAIKDAGGVDLQLLGVGATGHIGFNEPGTSLASRTHLVTLTPKTIADNARFFESKDDVPVHAISQGVGTIREAKKLLLIATGENKAEAIRQTIEGGVSARWTSTALQLHEDATIVVDSAAASKLDYLDYYRFIDANRQ; encoded by the coding sequence ATGGAAATTTACATCCGTCCACATGCCGATGACGCGAGCAAGATCGTTGCCGATCACATCGAAGCGGTGATCCGCGAGGCGAACGGTGGCCCGGTCACGCTCGGTCTTGCCACGGGTTCGTCTCCAATTGCGGCGTATGACGAGCTCGCACGCCGCCACCGCGAGGAGGGGCTGAGCTTTGCGGAGGTCACGGTGTTCATGCTGGACGAATACGTGGGACTTTCTCCCGAGCACCCGCAAAGCTACGCACGCTTTATTCGCGAGCACCTCGTGGAGAAGGTTGACCTTGACCCCGAAAAGGTGTTTTGCCCCCGCGGTGACACCGGCGACCCGGCTCTGGAAGCAGCGCGCTATGATGCCGCAATCAAGGATGCGGGTGGTGTCGACCTTCAGCTTCTCGGAGTGGGGGCGACCGGCCACATCGGATTCAACGAACCTGGCACGTCGCTCGCCTCGCGCACGCACCTCGTGACCCTTACACCGAAGACCATTGCCGATAACGCACGATTCTTCGAGTCGAAGGATGACGTTCCCGTACACGCGATTAGCCAGGGCGTTGGTACCATCCGCGAGGCCAAGAAGCTTCTCCTGATCGCCACTGGCGAGAATAAAGCTGAAGCCATTCGCCAGACGATCGAGGGTGGCGTGAGCGCACGCTGGACTTCGACCGCGCTTCAGCTGCACGAAGATGCGACGATCGTCGTGGACAGCGCCGCGGCTTCGAAGCTTGACTACCTCGACTACTACCGCTTTATCGACGCGAACCGTCAGTAA
- a CDS encoding NCS2 family permease, which produces MGCMSQTQNAPSTDAPLSRLDSFFSISKRGSTVGREVRGGMVTFFAMCYIIVLNPLIIGTVPDSTGMYLGGGTEPNMPAVAAGTALIAAICSIFMGAWANFPLAMAAGLGLNAYLAYGVVSLPGMTWAGAMGLVLVEGVIILLLVLTGFRKAVFLAVPQFLKTAIAVGMGLFIAFIGLINARFVTTGGGTPVQLGNSGSLIGWPTAVFVFGLVLMILLWVRKVPGAILIAIIAATVLAIVVENTVGIGQFAPATDADAGNPYGWSMNVPALSTSAFALPDLGTLFQVDPIGGLRAVGVVGAIIVVFSLLLADFFDTMGTMVAVGTEAGLVDENSDVENSQRVLVADSVGAIMGGVGGVSSNTSFVESATGVGEGARTGLATVVTGLCFLIAMFLSPIVALVPYEAATPALVLVGFLMMSQVVEIDFSDLTKAIPAFLTIILMPFAYSVTVGMGAGFIMYVVIQIVVGNAKKVHWLMYVVSALFVLYFLRDALTGLLGL; this is translated from the coding sequence ATGGGCTGCATGTCCCAAACCCAAAATGCACCCTCAACAGACGCGCCTTTGTCGCGCCTCGATTCTTTCTTCTCGATTTCGAAGCGCGGCTCGACCGTTGGGCGTGAAGTACGCGGCGGCATGGTCACGTTCTTCGCGATGTGTTACATCATCGTGCTCAATCCGCTCATCATTGGCACAGTCCCGGATTCCACCGGCATGTATCTCGGAGGCGGAACCGAGCCCAACATGCCCGCTGTCGCTGCGGGCACCGCGCTGATCGCCGCAATCTGCTCGATCTTCATGGGGGCGTGGGCGAACTTCCCCCTCGCGATGGCTGCGGGGCTCGGCCTCAACGCTTATCTTGCCTACGGTGTCGTTTCTTTGCCCGGAATGACGTGGGCGGGGGCTATGGGCCTCGTTCTCGTGGAGGGCGTCATTATCCTCCTGCTCGTGCTCACGGGTTTCCGTAAGGCCGTGTTCCTGGCGGTTCCGCAGTTCTTGAAAACCGCCATTGCCGTGGGGATGGGGCTCTTTATCGCTTTCATTGGCCTCATCAACGCGCGCTTTGTGACAACCGGTGGTGGCACGCCTGTACAACTCGGCAACTCCGGTTCGCTCATTGGCTGGCCCACTGCTGTGTTCGTCTTTGGTCTCGTCCTCATGATCCTGCTCTGGGTGAGGAAAGTTCCCGGCGCTATTCTCATTGCCATCATCGCCGCCACCGTGCTTGCCATTGTTGTGGAGAACACCGTGGGAATCGGCCAGTTTGCTCCCGCGACTGACGCCGATGCCGGTAATCCCTACGGTTGGTCCATGAATGTGCCGGCGCTCAGTACAAGCGCCTTCGCGCTTCCAGATCTTGGCACGCTGTTCCAGGTCGACCCGATCGGCGGCTTGCGCGCGGTGGGCGTCGTAGGCGCCATCATCGTGGTGTTCTCCCTCCTCCTCGCGGACTTTTTCGACACGATGGGCACGATGGTTGCCGTGGGCACCGAAGCTGGCCTCGTGGACGAGAACAGTGACGTTGAAAATAGCCAGCGTGTGCTCGTCGCCGATTCCGTGGGCGCAATCATGGGTGGCGTCGGCGGTGTCTCCTCCAACACGAGTTTCGTGGAAAGCGCGACGGGTGTGGGTGAAGGTGCTCGTACGGGTCTCGCCACCGTCGTGACGGGCCTGTGCTTCCTCATCGCGATGTTCTTGTCGCCAATCGTTGCGCTCGTTCCCTACGAGGCGGCAACGCCAGCGCTAGTTCTCGTGGGCTTCCTCATGATGAGTCAAGTGGTCGAGATCGACTTCAGCGATCTCACGAAGGCGATCCCGGCCTTCCTCACGATCATCCTTATGCCGTTCGCGTACTCCGTCACCGTTGGCATGGGTGCGGGCTTCATCATGTATGTGGTCATCCAGATCGTCGTGGGTAACGCCAAGAAGGTGCACTGGCTCATGTACGTTGTGAGCGCGCTTTTCGTGCTGTATTTCCTCCGTGACGCACTCACGGGGCTGCTCGGACTTTGA